ATGACGCGCACGGCGCTGCTGTCGCACATTTCCATTCCGCCGGCCAACGTCCACCCGATGCCGACCGAGGGCGACCCCGCCGCCGCCGCCGCACGCTACCAGGCGGAACTGCAGGCGGTGTACGGCGCGGACACGCTGCAACCCGGCCGCCCGCTGTTCGACGTCGTGATGCTGGGCCTGGGCGACAACGGCCATACCGCGTCGCTGTTCCCCCGCCAGCCGGTGCTGCAGGAACGCAGGCTGTGGGTTTCGACCTGCGTGCCGGACGACGCGCCGCATACCCGCCTGACCCTGACCTACCCCGCCATCCATTCCAGCCGGCATGTCGTGTTCATGCTGGCCGGTGCCGGCAAGCGGGAAGCCTTCGCCAAGGTTCGGGCCGGCGACCCCGCCGAACCCGCCAGCCACATCACGACCGAGGGCGAACTGGTCTGGCTGCTGGACAAGGCGGCCGCCGCCGTCTGAAAATCGGCCGGCGCGAAAGACAAGAGGACCGCCGGAACACCGGCAGGTTCCGGGAGGAAGCAAGATGGGCGTCCAGAATTCGGACCCGATGATTGAACTGAAACGCATGGCGGCGGAAGAAGCCGCCGCCATGGTCCAGGACGGAATGGCCGTCGGGCTGGGATCGGGCAGCACCTCGGCGATGATGATCGACGCGCTGGGCCGCCGCTGGGCCGAGGGGCTGCGCTTCGTGGCCATCCCCACCTCGGAACACTCGGCCGAACAGGCGCGCGCGCATGGGATCACGCTGGTGACGTTCGCCACCCATCCGCAGCTCGACATGGCCATCGACGGCGCGGACGAGGTGGAACGCGGCTCGCTGAACCTGGTCAAGGGTCTGGGGGGCGCCCTGTTCCGCGAAAAGATCGTCGCCTCGGCAGCGAAGCGCTTCATCATCGTGGTCGATGAAAGCAAGCTGGTCGATCATCTGGGCAGCCGGGTCGCGGTCCCGGTCGAAGTCACGTCGTTCGGCTGGGAAAGCACGGCGCGGCAACTGGGCGAACTCGGCGCCCGGGTGTCGCAGCGCATGGACCGCAATGGCGGCCTGTTCGTGACCGACGGCGGCAACATGATCCTGGACTGCGCCTTCGGCCCCATCGCCGACCCGCCGCAACTGGCGGCGGACATCCGCGCCATCGTGGGCGTGATCGAAAGCGGACTGTTCATCCGTCGCACGTCCGAAGTCATCGTGGCCGGCCGCAGCGGCCTGACCCGCCTGGTGGCGGCATGAACGCCCCCCTGCCGGAAGCGGCGGGCATCCGGCCGCAGATCCTGGTCATCATGGGCGTGTCCGGCTGCGGCAAGACCACGGTGGCCGAAGGACTGCACAACATCCTGGGCTGGCCCTACCAGGAAGGCGACCTGCTGCATCCCCGGGCCAATGTCGAGAAGATGGCCGCCGGCATTCCGCTGACGGACGAGGATCGCTGGCCCTGGCTGGCACAATGCCGGGCGTGGATCGAGGCCCGGATCAGGGACGGCGGCGGCGGCATCCTGACCTGCTCGGCGCTGAAACGCGCCTATCGCGACGTGCTGCGCCAGGGGGATATGGACCCGGTGGTGTTCGTGTATCTCAAGGTGCCGGAATCGATCCTGAAGGCCCGGCTGGCTCGGCGCACGGGGCATTACATGCCGCCCAGCCTGCTGCCCAGCCAGCTCGCGACCCTGGAAGAGCCCACGGCGGACGAGCACGCGCTGGTCATCGAAAGCGAAAACGCCCCGGCCGAAGTCATCGCCAAGACGATCGGCCAGTTGAAATACCGCATCAAGCGATAAGGGGCGGCCTGGAATTGGGGCGGTCTCGGCCGGCGGCGGCCCTGTCCTTCGGGCTGGCGGCCGCGTTCGCGCTGCCTCTGCGCGCGCAGCCCGCGCCGGTCGATGACGGGCGCCCCGTCGTGGTGCCGTCCCGCTGCGTGGCCCATGTCCTGTCCGCGCCGCTGCTGACGGGCGACGGCAGCCCGGGCATTCCCGTGACCATCGACGGGACCGACGGACTGGCCTTCCTGGGCTTGACCCAGGAAAATCTGGGCGTGTTCGAACGCCCGGACGTGACCTATCCCCCCGGTACCCCCATCAAGGTCCGGACCATGACCGGCGAGGGCACGGTGTACGAAACCGTGGTCCGCAAGCTGGCCCTCGGCCACGGCACGGCCCGCGACGTCCAGGCCGTCATGCTGGGCACGACGGGGGACAGGCGCGTGGCGGGCCGGCCGCTGCTGGGCATCGTGGGCTACGACATCCTGGGCAATTACGACGTGCTGCTGGATTTCCCGGACCGGACCTTGACCCTGTTCCAGGCGACCGGCGCCGCCGGCTGCCCGCCGGTGTCCCGGCTGGTGGGCGGTCCGGCCTATGCCGCGCCGCTGTTGCCGAACAGCCGGGGCATGAGCGTGATGGTGCAGGTCGCGATCGGCGGGGTGCCGATCGGCATGGAACTCGAACCCGGGTCGAACGCCTCGCTCATCCAGGCGAGCGAGGCCGCCGACATCGGCGTGGACGCGGCGGCGCTGGCGGCCGATCCCCGCTCGCGCACCGATGCCGGCAACGCGATCATCGGCCACCGCCACCGCTTCGGCCCCTTCGTGCTGGGCACCTATCGCGGCACGGACCTGACCGCCGACGTCACCCGGTCCACCACCAACATCCTGGGCATGAATTTCTTTCGCGGCCGGCGGGTGCTGTTCGCCATGCCCACCCGCATGGTCTATTTTTCCGACCCCCAGGCCACGCAGCCCGGCCAGGACACGGCCTCCGCCGGCGCCAGCCCGGCCCAGTCCCGCCTGGCCGACGTCGCGGTGCAGGACCCGCCCGCCGCCCCGCCATGACGGGCCTTCCGACGTCCTATGGAATCAGGCTACCGGCGCGCCAGATGACCCGGCCGATGATCCTGGCCGGAAAGCCGTCGTCCTGGACCATCCTGCGAACGTCCTCGGCGTTCAGTTCCTCGGTCGGGTAACGCGGGTTCTCGCTGATGACCTGGACGTTGCCGTTGGTCTTGAGGATCAGACGCCTGACCAGAAGGGTGTTTTCTACCCGCAGGGCATAGATGCTGCCACTTGTGAGCGTATGCACATCCGTTCTTATTAGAGCGTGATGATTTTAGGTTGGTCCATATCCTGAGTTTATGAAATAATTGGCGCATTCGCTGGGAGCGTAGCTGCGCAGGAGTTCGCCGATGGTTGAACTGACTGCGTCGCGGCTTCGAGCCGCGGCCTTGCGGAGCAGGTGCTTGAGCTTGGCAAAGACCTGTTCAATGGGATTCAGGTCTGGGGAGTATTTTGGCAGGAGGATCAGGCGCGCGCCGACCTGTCGGATGGCTGCGCGTGCTGCCTTGTTTTTGTGGCTGCCGAGGTTGTCAGCGATCACGATGTCACCAGGCCTGAGCGTCGGCACGAGTTCATTCTCGACGTAGATGCGGAAGCTTTCGCCGTTGATCGGACCATCGAGCAGCCACGGCGCATCGATCCGATCGACCCGCAGGGCGGCAATAAAGGTCATGGTGTTCCAATGACCCCAAGGCACTTTGGCCCGGAGCCGTTCGCCACGCGGCGCCCAGCCGCGTAGCGGCGCCATATTGGTTTTGGTCCAGGTTTCATCGATGAACACCAGGCGGGCGGGATCTATGAGGTGTTGGTATTTTTGCCATCGCGCCCGGTGTCGGGCGACATCAGGACGGTCCTGTTCGGCTGCGACGAGTGTTTTTTTTGAAGCTACTAGTCATATGGATCTCGTCGTGGACGAAGACCCACACAGAGCGATAATCGACCCTGAGCCCGCGCCCGGCAAGTTCTGCGACCAAGCCCCGCAGGGTAAAGCCCCCCGCCTTGCAACGCTCGATCAGCCATTCCCGATGCGCACCCGTCAGCCGTTTCGGCTTGTGGCCGCCCATCTGGCCAGGGGAAACGCTGCCGGTCCGCCGAAAGCTCTGCATCCACCGGATCGCGGTGCTGGGTGCTACACCGTAGCGCTTCGCGGCCTCGTGGCAGGAGAGGCCGTCTGTCTCCACGGCTGCCACAACCCGGTCGCGAAGATCCATCGAATAAGGACGCGCCATCCATGCTGGCCTCCAATCCAGACAGCATGTTGAATCAGATTTTCGGCAATCTGGGTACCCATATTCCGATTCAGACCGAAATCATCACGCTCTAAAAGAATGTCTCCATCGTCTATGATCGGATTCATGCTGTCGCATTTCGCCGTGACGGCCGAAATGTTGTCCGTATTGGACTGAATGGACAAAGGGAGAAAATCCCGCGGTATCGATATTCTCGTTTCGATATAAGAACTATCCCCGTCGACGCCCTGGTGGGCGGAGAGAATGACGTCGTAATTCAGAAACTCGACCGACTCGGGACCCGCCTGCCGGGCATTGCCGAATTCCCGGGCCGCAGGTCCGTCCTCTCCTGCCGCAAGCCAGTCAAGACTGACACCGCAGGCTTCCGTGATCTTGCGCGCGACGGAAAGCTTGAGTTCCCGACCCGACAGGTAACCTGAAAGTGTGCTGAGAGGGATGTCCGTGCGTGCGGCCACAGCTTTCGCGCCTCCGGTCCGATCCACTACTTCTCGTAGCCTGATAACCATCGGCTCTATTTGTCGGTTTTTTGCCAGGTCCGACAAATCGCGCATTGGGCGCTCGGAATTCGACATGTGGATCTATATTCAGTCGTATATCGATAAATGGTCTGACTTATCCACAGTCAGATATGACTCATCTAAGAAAAAGTACCATAACTGGGTTTTTAAAGTTGAATGTACATCCACATGTCGTTCCTCTCGTTTTAAAACATGCGAAGCGGGGCGGAAAATAACGGCTGGTGGCAGCCAGCCGTGTTTGAGGAGTATTACCTATGGCACAAAAGCCGGCGGGGATGCACGTCGACCACCTTCCTGCGCATGCGAAGGAATTTCGACACTCATGGCGGCGGCGTTCCGCCCCATGGGCCGCATCCCGACACGGTCGGCACCCTGGTCGGTCGGACGGGCGATTCCGTCACCATGGACTGCAATCCTTACGAAATCTGATCGGATCGGTATTGTCCTGACGGGCCTTCCGTTCCGCACGAACTGTCAGGATTGCGGCCGCGTATCTCGGCGCCGATCCGGAATCAATCGTCAGCATTGCACTCATAGCGCATCTGAAAGTGCCTTGGGACAAGGGGCGCCATGGCCGCGGCCTGCCGTCATGGGAACCCATCGAGCGTTCGACCTCGACGTGGCTGATACAGCCGGAACATCATGGGCAATTTCGTTGCAGCGGTGAGGGATTTTGGAAAGAATCCTGGATCTTCATAATCGTATCCTAAAACAGTTCTTATTCGAAACGACATGGCGGGGTACAGGGCAGGGTCAGGATATCGCCGGCGTATTGTGTGCCGAGGTCGAACGTCTTGTGCCGGACAGCGTGGCGACAGTACTGCGGGTCAATTTGGAGCAGGGGCTCGAAATTCTCTCGGGCGACAGTCTTCCGCGCGCGAAAATCGCTCTGCTGGAACACATGACCCTGACGGATGCGGATATTGCCGCTCTTCGCGCGAACCCCGAGGAAGCATACAGAATCGTATGGCGACCGGGAGAGGACGAAACGCACGACATCGCATTGTCCGATTGCCGGGCGTCGGCCCTCTTCGACGGCAGGGGCCAGCTGATCGGCATCTTCGCCCTGTATTCGCGGCATCGGCACGGCATCGCGGACTGGGGGGAAAAAATCGTCTCGCACTGCCGTTCCTCGTGCGTTGCGATCATCGAATACGGCAGAACCCGCAGGCGGCTGGACCAAATCGACCGCCACGACGCGCTGACCGGCCTTCCGAACCGCGCCGCGATATTCGATCTTTTGCAAAAGATGACGACGGAAACGCCAACGTCACCATTCGCGCTCATCATCCTGGACGTGGACCTGTTTCAGGACTTCAACGATGCGATGGGGTACGAACAGGGTGACCGTCTGCTGCAGATCGTGGCCTGCCGATTTTCCACCCATTGCCGCGGCGATGCCGTCATCGGCCGTCTCGGCGGAGACAACTTCGCCATCGTCATTCCCGGAGAACAGGACACGGCGGCAAACGACCTCGCCCGGGATCTCGTCGCAACCCTCCGCAGCCCCATCCGCATCCGCGGGCAGGACATCGTCATATCGTGCAGTACAGGCATCGGCACGTTTCCGGAGAACGGGACCGAGGTGGAACAGGTCGTCCATCACGCGCAGATCGCGCTGCGCGAGGCGAAGAAGGCCACACGCGGCAGCGTGCAGAACGCCCCCGCCGCCACCGGAGATGACGTCGAGGCCCGGGTCCTTCTCGGCTCGGCCATGCGCAAGGCCGTCCAGAAATCCGAATTCCGCCTGTTCTACCAACCGCAGATCTGCATGGAAAGCGGAACGATATATGGGGTCGAGGCTCTGGCCCGCTGGTATCATCCTGCAATGGGGCTCATTCAGCCGTCGCAATTCATCCCGGTCGCCGAACAGACGGGGCAGATCGAAATCATCGACAGATGGTCCATGGAAGAAGCGTGTCGGCAGATGGCGGAATGGGACCGGGCCGGAATGCGGTTGCCCACGGTCAGCGTGAACGTCTCTGCCGTCAGTATCCGAAACACCGATCTGCCCCGGCGGATCGCCGCCCTTCTCAAGCGGTATCGGCTGGAACCGCGCCGCCTGACGGTCGAAATTACGGAAAGCGCCATGATGCAGCAGAGCCGCGACACCGGGGCGACCCTTTCCGCCATGCTTGCGATCGGAATAGGCCTGGCGCTCGATGATTTCGGAACCGGCTTTTCCTCCCTGTCGCGCCTGACCCATCTTCCCCTGACGGAAATCAAGATCGACCGCAGCTTCGTCACAAGTCTGGAGCGGGACGTCGGTTCGATGATCGTCACCGAGGCGGCGATCACGATCGGAAAGCGACTGGGGGTGAAAGTGGTCACCGAAGGCGTCGAAGAGATCGCGCAGGTAAGGAAACTGCGTCAACTGGGCTGCGATGTCGTGCAGGGCTACCTGATCAGCAAGCCGCTGCCGTCAGCCGAAATTCCGAACTGGCTGCAATCTCGTGACGGAACGATCACCGAAAGTGACGAATAGGTCCTTGTAAGTGCAGAACAGGTTTTGTTCATATGAATTTCGTAACAAAAATGGATATTAACAGAATTAAATTCCCATGAAGCGACGATAGTCGTCGTCAATACATAATCGCGCATGGATTCGAGCATATTATAGAAATGACTGAATCTCGTACATTCCTTCTTATATCGTGTTCCGTGGCATTGTTGTGCGCCGCCTCCGCCGGTTACGGACAGACGCTGCCCGGGGGCATGGCCGCCACCTATCATATGGAACGGGACGTGGACCAATGGCAGTTATTCGTGGCGAACGATGACTCCGACGCACGACTCGTCAGTCATCAGGGCGATCTGTTCATTGGAATCAAAGCGAGGAGAGGGCTGCCGTCCCTGCGCGTGACGCTTGGAAACGGCGGCGGACTATCCCCGAATTATACGATGGATATCGGAAATCGCGAATTCAGCGCGGGCCGGAACGGCCTCGTCCTTGAAGATGACCAACTGGACGGATTCGTTCGCGCGCTCACCTCGTCCACGACCGCGACTGTCGAAACGAGTCGCGGCATATCCTCGCTTTCATTGAGCGGCGCGCGGGGCTTGATCTATTTGCTGTACAGCCGCACTGCAAAACCGTCCCGCGCCGACGCGGAAAACAGTCCGCTCTATAACGGGGACGCGGAACGGGTGGCGTTATCGAGTGATCCGGATGTCTCCGCGGCCGAACAGGCCGGCCCGTCCCGAGTTTCCGACCCGACGGCATCGTTGCAGGATCCCGATGCCAATCGAAGCGCGTCCAGTCCCGACAATTCGGCCTACGAGGTGCGGGCACGGCCGGGGGGCCGGACAACGGCGATTTCCGGAATACAGCCGATTTCGTTCAGGAACATGGACTGGACGCAGGACTCTCGGGAAGAGGCGGGCGGATATCATGCGATCATCATTTTCGGATGTTTCCTGATTGCGTATTTGTGCCTGTTTTATATCCTGTCCGTACCGTTCGTTATACCAACTCCTGTTTGTTAAAACCCATGTGCCCATTGTCGTAGCCCGAGGGACATGATGCGCCAGGGCTGGTCGACGAGCTGGTTCCAGGCGTGGCAGCAGATATCGACGATGTCGTCGTAGGTGCGGAAGATCCGGTTCGACAGCCAGGTATTGCGCATGAACTGCCAGACGTTTTCCACCGGATTGAGTTCGGGCGAGCGTGGCGGGAGCGGCAGGATGGTGATGTTGGCGGGGATATCGAGTTTCGGGCTGGTATGCCACGCTGCCTGATCGACGATGAGGATAGCGTGAGCGCCCGGCGCTACGGCCTGCGAGATCTCGTCGAGATGCCGGTTCATGGCGTGGAGGTTGCACCAGGGCAGGACGAGGGCCGCTCCCTTGCCTAGCGCCGGACAGATCGCTCCGAAGATCCAGGCCGAACGTGTGCGCTGATCGGCAGGCGCGCGTGGACGGGTGCCGCGTCTGGCCCAGCGGCGCGTCAGCTTCGTTTTCTGGCCGACCCTCGCCTCGTCGCCCCACCAGAGTTCGATGGCCTTGCCGGGATGCCGGGCCCGGATCCCGGCCATGACGTCGGGGAAGCTTTTTTAAATGTAGAAGTTTGCACTTAATCTGACGGACGGCTTGAAGTGGCCGGCGTGGATGCTACGCGTTCATGTGGTGTTCGACGTGGCGCCCGATATCTTTTTCGCGGGCGTGGTGGGCTGCGTCAAGGAAGGTTTGCATCGGGGTTTTGCCGAAGCAGTATCGTCCCTGGTGGGTGCGATTGCGGTTGAAGTCATCCATCCATTCGTCGAGGTCTGCCTGGAGTTCGTGGATGCTGTCGTAGATCTTGCGGCGAAAAGTGACACGATAGAACTCGTCGAGCATGGTCTTGTGGAAGCGCTCGACGATGCCGTTGGTCTGCGGGCTGCGCGCCTTGGTGCGGGTATGGTCGATGTTCTCCACCGCCAGATAGAGTTCGTATTCATGGCGGTCATGAGAGCCGCAGAATTCGGTGCCCCGGTCGGTCAGCACGCGCTGGAGCGGGAGATCGTGCAGCTCGAAGAAGGGGATGACGCGGTCGTTGAGCAGGTCGGCAGCGGTAACCGGGGTCTTGCGGTCATAGAGCTTGGCGAAGCCGACCTTGCTGTAGGTATCGACGAAGGTCTGCTGGTAGACGCGACCGACGCCCTTCAGGGTGCCGACATAGAAGGTATCCTGAGCGCCGCAATAGCCGGGACATTCGGTCTCGAACTCGCCCCAGGCCTCCTTGTCGGCCTTGGCCTTCTCCAGGGCCGCAAGCTGGCTTTCGGTGAGGATCAGCCGTTCCTGGGCCATCTTGGCTTCGAGCGCCTTGAGGCGGAGCTTCATGGTAGCGAGGTCGTGGCGCAGCCAGATGCTGCGCACCCCGAAAGGAGAGACGGTGACGCCGCGCTTGAGCAGTTCGTTGGCCACGCGGGCCTGGCCCCAGGCCGGTTGTTCGATGGCGATCGCGACCACTGCTTCCTCAACCGCCGGCTCGACGCGGTTTTTCAGCAAGGGTTTGCGGCGGGAGAGTTCCTGGAGCGCGATTTCGCCGCCTTTGTCGTAGAGCTCCTTGAAGCGGTAGAAGCTGTCGCGCGAATACCCCATCATCTTGCAGGCCTGGGAGACGTTGCCCAGTTGCTTCGATAGTTCCAGCAGGCCAACTTTGGCGCGGATGATCTTCTGGTCACGGGTCATGAGGATATCCTCCGATGGCTCGGGCGGCTGCGTCGCCCGGCCACTCCGCCCCCGCCGCAGCCCTGGTTGAGCTTCAGCAGACACCATCCGTCAGATTTAGTCGAGACTTCTACATTTTAAAAACGTCCTGGGCCTCGGGATCCTGGGCATGGTGCCGGGGGCGTCCCGTCAGAAGGCGGAAGTCGAGGCCCCGGATAACGGCGCTCAGCCGGCTGCGCGAAAGAGAGACGCCGAATTCCTCATAAAGCCATTGCCCCAGATCAGCCTGCCGCCAGCGCACCACCCCATGCACGGCAGCGATCGGGCCGTCCTCGATCCGGCGCATCAGCGCTTCCAACATGGCTGGTGTCAGGCGGGGAACGACACCGCCCCCATGATGATCCCGCACGCCATCCGGGCCCTCGGCGTTGAAACGCACCACCCAGTCCCGCACAATCTGCCGATCCGTCCCAGCCAGTCGTGCCGCGTCTCCGCGTGACGCACCATCGTAGATCGCCGCCAGCGCCAGAAGCCGACGCGCCTGGCCCGCATGCCTCGTTGTCCGCGCCAGAGCACGCAGTCCCGCCGCATCATAATCCTCACGCAACGCTAACGCCCCGCCCATTCGGATGCCTCCCGCCCGGTTCGGCATCCTGTGAATCACAGCTCGTTCCAGAACGATACCGTCAGGCAATCACATATGAGTCAGGGCGGACCGGAGTTGGTATTAGCAACGGATCAAATGGCGGTCGCCCGCCTTTGCTTCCATCTGAATAGGCCAGAGCCTTCTCCAGATCAGGACGGAACGCTTCAAAATCTACAGTCCGGGAAAATGCTTCGAGCTGATCGCCAAGCCCGCTTAACCGGGCAAGCCGCTCTTCAACGTCAAAAAATCCCGGCTGCTTCATCTTCCATCATCCTCAATCAACGCAGGACAGATGGAATCACACAGATAGGACCAGAACCAGAGGGTTTTTCGAACCCTCCACCTGCCCGACCACAAGATCAATCTCTACCGGGTGGCGGGATGCGCCGAGGGCGATCTGCCGCTCTGGCCCGGCCGGGCGCACAGGATTCCGATCCGCTATACCACCGGGCGCACGCCGCGGATCATCGTGAAGCTGCATCTGGACGGACATCCGATCGACGCCATTCTCGACAGCGGGGCCTGGCGCACCGTGATCAGCACGTCCGACGCGCACGCGGCGGGGGTCACGGATGGGGCCCTGCGCCACGACCCGACGCGAAACAGCATCGGGATCGATGACAATGACAACAGGACCTACCTGCACCAGTTCGATACGCTGCGGATCGGGGACGATTTCGTGCTGAATCACCCGCAACTGGCCGTGACGGACACCGACCAGACCCTGCTGGGCGCGGATTTCTTCCGCACCCATCGCGTCTGGCTGTCACGCCGGCAGGACGCGATGTACGTGCAGGCCCTTCAGGAAGGGCGCCCCGCCCCGGACGCGCCGCGCTGAGGATGCAGGATCACGCGATCCTCGCTCCCGCCTCGTCCTTCAGCACGATCCCGCTGGCGCCGATCCGGCGGGCCTCGTTCAGCAGCCGTGCCAGCGTGGCCGCCGCCTGTCGGGGCGTCAGGCCGCCATGGGGGTGGATGTTGGAAATGCAGTTGCGTTCGGAATCCATCCGCCCCGGATACGGGTCCCAGGTCATGTACAGGCTGAGCGATTCCGCGACGCTCAGGCCCGGCCGCTCGCCGATCATCATGACCACGCAGCGCGCGCCCAGTCGCTGCGCGATATCGTCGCCCAGCGCCACGCGGGCATTGTGCGCCACCACCACCGGGGCGATCCGCCAGCCGGGCAGCAGGGCGCGGCAGGCGGCCAGGACCGGCGGCCCCTGGCGTTCCGCCGCCAGGGCCGACAACCCATCGGCGATGACGAAGGCGATGTCGTACGATCCGGGCACCAGCCCCGCCGCGCTGTCGGGCGACAGGCGCCGCCCCAGGTCGGGCCGCCGGACGAATTCCCCGCGATCGGCCGCCTGGCTGCGCACCGGCACGAACGCCTCGTCCAGGCCCAGCGCCTCGGTCCGCAGCGGGGCCAGCACGGCCTGCCGGGCCCGGGCGTGCGCCAGTTGAAAGGCCCGGACCTCGGCCCCCGCCACGGTGTCGCCGGTCCGCGCCTGGCCGATCCGGGCACTGGTCAGGCGGCGCAGGGGGCCCCACGGGTCGGATGCCGGGTCGGTGAGGTCGTGGGCGGTCATGCTGTCCAGTCCTCGGTTTCCAATTGGGCGATTTTGCTGAATCCCGCGTCGTTCGTAACGAGGATCGAATTCAGATCCAGGGCATGCGCGGCGATCAGGAGGTCAAGACTTCCCACGATCTTTCCGGATGCCTCCAGCGCGGCCCGCAGGTTGCCATATGAATCGGCCGTCGATGATTCCCATGGCTGGACATCCACGCGCTGAAGGAATTCGTTCACGACCCGATGGAGCCGGGTCGCCTCCGGACGTTTGGCGATACCGAAACGCAGTTCGGCTTCCGTGATGACGGAGATGCAGACGCTCGCCATGGGGATCTGAGACAGGCGCTCCAGCGCACGCGGATGCCCCTTGAGAATGTGACTGACCGTATTGGTGTCGAGCATCCGGGTCATTGTTAAGCCGGCGCTCACTTCGGTCCCTCGGCGAACGGATCGCGATGGTCCTGTGCCTGATCGCGTTCGGAGTCGCTGAGGAAATCGTCCGGCACGCCGCCCTCCCTGATGGCAGCGAACAAGCCGTCCCAGCTTTCCGGTCGGCGCGAAAGGATGACGTCGCCCGTTGCCTCGTCACGGCGAATGAAGACTTCCGTGCCTTCAAAGCGAAAGGCGGCCGGCAGACGAACCGCCTGGCTGCGGCCATTGTTGAAGATTTTTGCGACCTGCGTCATCACACCCCTCCGCGACAGGTGACGTGGCATATGGCGCTTTATGGTATACGGCATGGTATATATCAAGCGTTTCATAGGCCAGTGTCATGAACGCACCAATCATGTCACCCCTGTCAGCCACGCCGATGCAGGCGGTTTTCGCGGCTTTCGCGCAGGTCCAGCAGGCCCAGGAACGCCATGTCGCGGTCCAGTTCGCCGGCGATCAGCCCGATGGCGTGCGCCAGCCCCGGCTGCCCACCCAGGATGGTGGCGAAGAAGAACGGCCGCCCGATCATCACGCCGTCTGCGCCCAGGGCGATGGCCGTGATGACGTCGCCCGCCCGCCGCACCCCGCTGTCCAGCAGCACGGTCAGGTCCGGGCAGGCCTGCCGGATGGCGGGCAGCGCCTCCAGCGGCGAGATGACGCAATCGCACAGCCGCGCCCCGTGATTGGATACGATGATGCCGTCCGCGCCGATCTGCTGCGCCGTCACGGCGTCCTGCGCCGACAGGATGCCCTTCAGCACCAGCCGCCCCGGCCATGACCGGCGGATGGCGCGGATATGGTCCCAGTTGAAGTCCGCCGCCCCGCCGACCGCCCCGACCGACCGCGCGAAGATCGACGGCCCCCGGCCGGGGGTGATGTTCTGGATATGCGGAATGCCGCGCGCCAGCAGCGTCCGCCCTAGCCGGCCCAGCAGCCAGCGCGGGTGCGACAGCATGTCGAACGCTAGACGGGCGGACGGGCGCAGCGGCATGGCGTAGTGCGCGCGGGTCTCGTCCTCGCGCCGCGCCGCCACGGGCACGTCCACGGTGATGACCAGCGTGCGGAACCCGGCCCGGCCGATGCGCGTCAGCATCCGGTCGATCAGCGACGGATTGGCGGGCAGGTAGGCGGCGAACCAGGCATCGGGATTGTCGCGGATGACGTCTTCCATCGGCGTGATGGAATTGGCGCTGAGCTGGTAGGGCACGCCCGCCGCATATGCTGCCCGCGC
This genomic stretch from Gluconacetobacter diazotrophicus PA1 5 harbors:
- a CDS encoding helix-turn-helix domain-containing protein; its protein translation is MSNSERPMRDLSDLAKNRQIEPMVIRLREVVDRTGGAKAVAARTDIPLSTLSGYLSGRELKLSVARKITEACGVSLDWLAAGEDGPAAREFGNARQAGPESVEFLNYDVILSAHQGVDGDSSYIETRISIPRDFLPLSIQSNTDNISAVTAKCDSMNPIIDDGDILLERDDFGLNRNMGTQIAENLIQHAVWIGGQHGWRVLIRWIFATGLWQPWRQTASPATRPRSATV
- a CDS encoding IS630 family transposase (programmed frameshift), which codes for MARPYSMDLRDRVVAAVETDGLSCHEAAKRYGVAPSTAIRWMQSFRRTGSVSPGQMGGHKPKRLTGAHREWLIERCKAGGFTLRGLVAELAGRGLRVDYRSVWVFVHDEIHMTSSFKKNTRRAAEQDRPDVARHRARWQKYQHLIDPARLVFIDETWTKTNMAPLRGWAPRGERLRAKVPWGHWNTMTFIAALRVDRIDAPWLLDGPINGESFRIYVENELVPTLRPGDIVIADNLGSHKNKAARAAIRQVGARLILLPKYSPDLNPIEQVFAKLKHLLRKAAARSRDAVSSTIGELLRSYAPSECANYFINSGYGPT
- the pgl gene encoding 6-phosphogluconolactonase gives rise to the protein MSGHDVKTGEMIVLADGEAIAQYMARWLTEQALAKTDGPFVVALSGGSTPKRLYEILGSADFATRFPWDRTQLFFGDERFVPATDPASNYTMTRTALLSHISIPPANVHPMPTEGDPAAAAARYQAELQAVYGADTLQPGRPLFDVVMLGLGDNGHTASLFPRQPVLQERRLWVSTCVPDDAPHTRLTLTYPAIHSSRHVVFMLAGAGKREAFAKVRAGDPAEPASHITTEGELVWLLDKAAAAV
- the rpiA gene encoding ribose-5-phosphate isomerase RpiA codes for the protein MGVQNSDPMIELKRMAAEEAAAMVQDGMAVGLGSGSTSAMMIDALGRRWAEGLRFVAIPTSEHSAEQARAHGITLVTFATHPQLDMAIDGADEVERGSLNLVKGLGGALFREKIVASAAKRFIIVVDESKLVDHLGSRVAVPVEVTSFGWESTARQLGELGARVSQRMDRNGGLFVTDGGNMILDCAFGPIADPPQLAADIRAIVGVIESGLFIRRTSEVIVAGRSGLTRLVAA
- a CDS encoding retropepsin-like aspartic protease, yielding MGRSRPAAALSFGLAAAFALPLRAQPAPVDDGRPVVVPSRCVAHVLSAPLLTGDGSPGIPVTIDGTDGLAFLGLTQENLGVFERPDVTYPPGTPIKVRTMTGEGTVYETVVRKLALGHGTARDVQAVMLGTTGDRRVAGRPLLGIVGYDILGNYDVLLDFPDRTLTLFQATGAAGCPPVSRLVGGPAYAAPLLPNSRGMSVMVQVAIGGVPIGMELEPGSNASLIQASEAADIGVDAAALAADPRSRTDAGNAIIGHRHRFGPFVLGTYRGTDLTADVTRSTTNILGMNFFRGRRVLFAMPTRMVYFSDPQATQPGQDTASAGASPAQSRLADVAVQDPPAAPP
- a CDS encoding S24 family peptidase; amino-acid sequence: MRTDVHTLTSGSIYALRVENTLLVRRLILKTNGNVQVISENPRYPTEELNAEDVRRMVQDDGFPARIIGRVIWRAGSLIP
- a CDS encoding gluconokinase; translation: MNAPLPEAAGIRPQILVIMGVSGCGKTTVAEGLHNILGWPYQEGDLLHPRANVEKMAAGIPLTDEDRWPWLAQCRAWIEARIRDGGGGILTCSALKRAYRDVLRQGDMDPVVFVYLKVPESILKARLARRTGHYMPPSLLPSQLATLEEPTADEHALVIESENAPAEVIAKTIGQLKYRIKR